The proteins below come from a single Agrococcus beijingensis genomic window:
- a CDS encoding triose-phosphate isomerase family protein produces the protein MLIGSSLKMYFGRARTLEWTRAVAEICADHPAVRGGLVEPFVIPTFPSIPDIAQLATDAGMLVGAQDLHWEDFGAFTGEVSAAELAEHGVALAEIGHAERRAMFGETDATVALKVAAALRHGIAPVLCIGETEEGSPGDAAAACVRQLGASLTLAREAGAAGRLVVAYEPVWAIGAPQPAPDDHIRAVAGALREHLADDPLDAQVIYGGSAGPGLLPRIADSVDGMFLGRFAHDPAAFAAILDEVHELGETR, from the coding sequence ATGCTGATCGGCTCGAGCCTGAAGATGTACTTCGGGCGCGCCCGCACGCTCGAGTGGACGCGCGCGGTCGCCGAGATCTGCGCCGACCACCCGGCGGTGCGCGGCGGCCTCGTCGAGCCGTTCGTGATCCCCACCTTCCCGTCGATCCCCGACATCGCGCAGCTGGCGACGGATGCGGGGATGCTGGTGGGCGCGCAGGATCTGCACTGGGAGGACTTCGGCGCCTTCACCGGCGAGGTGTCGGCGGCCGAGCTCGCCGAGCACGGCGTGGCGCTGGCCGAGATCGGCCACGCCGAGCGCCGCGCGATGTTCGGCGAGACCGATGCGACGGTCGCGCTGAAGGTCGCCGCCGCGCTGCGGCACGGCATCGCGCCGGTGCTGTGCATCGGTGAGACGGAGGAGGGTTCGCCCGGCGACGCCGCGGCAGCCTGCGTCCGCCAGTTGGGCGCATCCCTCACCCTGGCTCGTGAGGCCGGCGCCGCCGGGCGGCTCGTGGTCGCCTACGAGCCCGTCTGGGCGATCGGGGCGCCGCAGCCGGCGCCGGACGACCACATCAGGGCGGTGGCCGGCGCGCTCCGCGAGCACCTCGCCGACGACCCGCTCGACGCGCAGGTGATCTACGGCGGCAGCGCCGGGCCCGGGCTGCTGCCGCGCATCGCCGACAGCGTCGACGGCATGTTCCTCGGGCGCTTCGCACATGATCCGGCGGCGTTCGCTGCGATCCTCGATGAGGTCCACGAGCTGGGGGAGACCCGATGA
- a CDS encoding GntR family transcriptional regulator: protein MTTPLPLHGGELERRGLRDRVYELVLEMLLEGRVEPGSRLSIDTLAKQLDVSPTPVREAMVQLERTGLVSREALKGYRVAPPLGPAALSELFDARLMLETEAMRLAMPHAAVLLPQLRQAHELHHEWVERVTEAMHSGDGAARTTRGYFAADAAFHRAIFDCASNRFLLAMHDDLGALTHRMRQTVIRGVSDVEEAHAEHAAVLEAIERGDAASAVEAVDAHIRGVRARSLRDETDQG from the coding sequence ATGACGACGCCACTGCCGCTGCACGGCGGCGAGCTCGAGCGTCGCGGGCTTCGCGACCGCGTGTACGAGCTCGTGCTCGAGATGCTGCTCGAAGGACGCGTCGAGCCGGGCTCGCGACTCTCGATCGACACGCTCGCGAAGCAACTCGACGTCTCGCCGACGCCCGTGCGGGAGGCGATGGTGCAGCTCGAGCGCACCGGGCTCGTCAGCCGCGAGGCGCTCAAGGGCTACCGGGTGGCGCCGCCGCTGGGGCCGGCGGCACTCTCAGAGCTGTTCGACGCCCGACTCATGCTGGAGACCGAGGCGATGCGGCTCGCCATGCCGCACGCAGCCGTCTTGTTGCCTCAGCTGCGCCAAGCGCACGAGCTGCATCACGAGTGGGTCGAGCGGGTGACCGAGGCCATGCACTCAGGGGACGGCGCGGCTCGGACCACGCGCGGATACTTCGCCGCCGACGCGGCCTTCCACCGGGCCATCTTCGATTGCGCTTCGAATCGCTTCCTGCTGGCGATGCACGACGATCTCGGAGCGCTGACGCATCGGATGCGGCAGACGGTGATCCGCGGCGTCAGCGATGTCGAGGAGGCGCATGCGGAGCACGCTGCGGTGCTCGAGGCGATCGAGCGGGGCGACGCTGCCAGCGCGGTCGAGGCCGTCGATGCGCACATCCGCGGCGTGCGCGCGCGCTCGCTGCGCGACGAGACCGACCAAGGCTGA
- a CDS encoding sugar phosphate isomerase/epimerase family protein: MYSADDWPIAAKMNFGANAPDGTPLTQAPVSVWDEQVAQVTDLGYRWIDPIDDWINLTELSPERFVEFKRLLGRHGVGVPAISFGRRSPVDVEHGAAHVAMMHRMLDLGAEIGAGVLNVGFMSSLTEAQSRALWFWHENGHVDDPALRPLAIERIRELGDHAQRNGMQISLEMYEDTYTGSAEEAVSFVRDTDHPAVGLNPDIGNLIRLHRPIVSYQSMFDQVLPYANYWHIKNYLRDEDPATGAYFSAPAPLESGLIDYRSVIRQALRLGYRGAFQTEHYGGDWLGVGAANAQYVRGVLRSASSLLPVEAREAAR, translated from the coding sequence GTGTACAGCGCAGACGATTGGCCGATCGCGGCGAAGATGAACTTCGGTGCCAACGCACCCGACGGCACGCCGCTCACGCAGGCGCCGGTGAGCGTTTGGGACGAGCAGGTCGCGCAGGTCACGGATCTCGGCTATCGGTGGATCGATCCGATCGATGACTGGATCAACCTCACCGAGCTGTCTCCGGAGCGCTTCGTCGAGTTCAAGCGGCTCCTCGGGCGGCATGGCGTCGGCGTGCCGGCCATCTCCTTCGGGCGCCGCAGCCCGGTGGACGTCGAGCATGGTGCTGCCCACGTCGCGATGATGCACCGGATGCTCGACCTCGGCGCAGAGATCGGTGCCGGAGTGCTCAACGTGGGCTTCATGAGCAGCCTCACCGAAGCGCAGTCGCGCGCGCTGTGGTTCTGGCATGAGAACGGCCACGTGGACGACCCGGCGCTCCGCCCGCTCGCCATCGAGCGCATCCGAGAGCTGGGTGACCACGCGCAGCGCAACGGCATGCAGATCAGCCTCGAGATGTACGAGGACACGTACACGGGCTCCGCCGAGGAGGCCGTCTCGTTCGTCCGTGACACGGACCACCCTGCAGTCGGGCTGAACCCCGACATCGGCAACCTGATCCGCCTGCACCGGCCGATCGTGAGCTACCAGTCGATGTTCGACCAGGTGCTGCCCTACGCCAACTACTGGCACATCAAGAACTATCTCCGCGATGAGGACCCTGCGACCGGCGCGTACTTCTCCGCCCCGGCGCCGCTGGAGTCGGGACTGATCGACTATCGCTCGGTCATCCGTCAGGCGCTCCGCCTCGGGTATCGCGGCGCCTTCCAGACCGAGCACTACGGCGGCGACTGGCTGGGCGTCGGTGCGGCGAACGCGCAGTACGTCCGCGGCGTGCTGCGCTCGGCATCGAGCCTGCTGCCGGTCGAAGCCCGAGAAGCCGCACGATGA
- a CDS encoding TIM barrel protein codes for MKPAVNLSTVFRGLERDARPAAAAAAGFTRVESWWEFSSATPAPEDVARFVDALRAAGLELVAINAHGGDREAGERGMAALPDREQEFDQSIEAVAEVHRQLGPRLFNVTFGNLRSDRWTRDEQLASAAERYAAACERVATFGGTLLIEPLTRDGNPDYPMRTAQDAADFLDAFLPDVPNIGVLFDTFHLAANGVELERAIDELGPRIRHVQFADFPGRGRPGTGAIDFDALEERLDRVGYTGEISLEYLG; via the coding sequence ATGAAGCCGGCCGTCAACCTCTCCACCGTCTTCCGCGGGCTCGAGCGCGACGCGCGCCCCGCGGCTGCGGCGGCAGCCGGCTTCACCCGGGTGGAGTCCTGGTGGGAGTTCTCCTCCGCCACGCCGGCACCTGAGGATGTCGCGCGGTTCGTGGACGCTCTGCGCGCGGCAGGGCTCGAGCTGGTCGCGATCAACGCACACGGTGGCGACCGCGAAGCCGGCGAGCGCGGGATGGCGGCGCTACCCGACCGCGAGCAGGAGTTCGACCAGTCGATCGAGGCCGTCGCCGAGGTGCACCGGCAGCTCGGCCCGCGCCTGTTCAACGTGACCTTCGGCAATCTCCGGAGCGACCGCTGGACGCGCGACGAGCAACTGGCGAGTGCCGCCGAGCGCTACGCCGCAGCCTGCGAGCGGGTGGCGACATTCGGAGGGACGCTGCTGATCGAGCCGCTCACGCGCGACGGCAACCCGGACTATCCCATGCGCACCGCGCAGGATGCAGCGGACTTCCTGGACGCGTTCCTGCCGGACGTGCCCAACATCGGCGTGCTCTTCGACACGTTCCACCTCGCCGCCAACGGGGTCGAGCTCGAGCGCGCGATCGACGAGCTGGGTCCCCGCATCCGTCACGTCCAGTTCGCCGACTTCCCCGGCAGGGGCAGACCGGGCACCGGCGCGATCGACTTCGACGCGCTCGAGGAGCGACTCGACCGCGTCGGCTACACGGGGGAGATTTCCCTCGAATACCTCGGCTGA
- a CDS encoding zinc-dependent alcohol dehydrogenase, with amino-acid sequence MKAIIKSGPQPGADYVTDFPEPTVADDEILIDIKATSVCGSDRSFYNWTTAAQGFNLNFPCVLGHEGSGVVIETGKAVTKFAVGDRVALDSHAPCGSCYQCRTGNGHNCNDMRLLAADINGVFAERASVPASMAFPIPDEMSFEVATLLEPAGVAWHAIQRADKQIAANVVVVSGCGPIGLLIIDFARMLGAAEVIALEPNAFRRGLAEQRGATVFAPGAEAQEYIAQQHAYRGGVDLVFEVSGFAGAYPALFDMLRRNGTFISVGHAGEPVPIRISEVINKKEITLRGIYGRLLWDTWEDLALLIRTGKLDLDWLITDRLEMGELGPVIDMLSGESNKIILYPNGVPAV; translated from the coding sequence ATGAAGGCCATCATCAAGAGCGGCCCCCAGCCCGGGGCTGACTACGTCACCGACTTCCCAGAGCCCACCGTCGCCGACGACGAGATCCTGATCGACATCAAGGCGACCTCGGTCTGCGGCTCCGACCGCAGCTTCTACAACTGGACGACCGCCGCACAGGGCTTCAACCTGAACTTCCCGTGCGTGCTCGGGCACGAGGGCTCCGGCGTCGTCATCGAGACCGGCAAGGCCGTGACGAAGTTCGCCGTCGGCGACCGCGTCGCGCTGGACTCGCACGCCCCCTGCGGTTCGTGCTACCAGTGCCGCACCGGCAACGGCCACAACTGCAACGACATGCGCCTGCTCGCGGCCGACATCAACGGCGTCTTCGCCGAGCGGGCCTCCGTCCCGGCCAGCATGGCCTTCCCGATCCCCGACGAGATGTCGTTCGAGGTCGCCACCCTGCTCGAGCCGGCAGGCGTCGCCTGGCACGCGATCCAGCGCGCCGACAAGCAGATCGCGGCCAACGTCGTGGTGGTCTCGGGCTGCGGTCCGATCGGTCTGCTGATCATCGACTTCGCGCGCATGCTCGGAGCGGCAGAGGTGATCGCCCTCGAGCCGAACGCGTTCCGTCGGGGGCTCGCCGAGCAGCGCGGCGCGACCGTCTTCGCTCCCGGGGCCGAGGCTCAGGAGTACATCGCCCAGCAGCACGCCTACCGCGGCGGCGTCGACCTCGTCTTCGAGGTCTCCGGCTTCGCCGGCGCGTACCCCGCACTGTTCGACATGCTCCGCCGCAACGGCACCTTCATCAGCGTCGGCCACGCCGGCGAGCCGGTGCCCATCCGCATCTCCGAGGTGATCAACAAGAAGGAGATCACCCTGCGCGGCATCTACGGACGCCTGCTGTGGGACACCTGGGAGGACCTCGCCCTGCTGATCCGCACCGGAAAGCTCGACCTCGACTGGCTGATCACGGATCGCCTGGAGATGGGCGAGCTGGGCCCGGTCATCGACATGCTCAGCGGCGAGTCGAACAAGATCATCCTCTATCCCAACGGCGTCCCTGCCGTCTGA